In the Malaya genurostris strain Urasoe2022 chromosome 1, Malgen_1.1, whole genome shotgun sequence genome, one interval contains:
- the LOC131440215 gene encoding uncharacterized protein LOC131440215: MDRKLLIYVENISPSSNEEQLTAYLEKWAPVLQVCFLKEKQCTKRSLAAFVRVGSEDDLELLLQRNQQNYRGKRLFMLRADKPQFFQADETIIVRNITSKMSEEVLYDHFAEVGNITFLQVRTDDFAYVQFENKVAAKNAMGKNNMPLKNVNLKTQLLTRNLEIMIVNLDTLSMKMPQLYHKLCMPIEPRSAGQKVRQSEPEPDEEPQHQQQNQAPQKQQQQERQAPHQQQQRQQSQQQRQQQQQQQRQQQQQQRQQPQQQRQQPQQQRQQPQQQRQQQQNQNAHVVQQRPQFKQQQQVAEQQAQPVQQMPPKPQREPRQQSQSTVQTLTEKANSSAEQQQPAAQSENLISYPISAFNGQKVIASVPDVIVLDPETSTPTIEIDENDGDVQIVEKSIPPIPSKYVTGANDLIRPIKASDIGLIDAEAKDPSDRRSVWVNNIPPETTREEMVDYLEQFGNIENVKLKPSSCCFFTKWAKVIYCNVESAVKASEYFLHPFNGHYLFVLSCTRCVDETPERCFVIDYLSRYITYEEVFTAFKHVGEVFYLVRLFKNTFKTRIFFLGNVSAEAVLAVKSINGIPINMEPFSKGMMLKNAKSKIKEFRLARDSIDEEKALRLEKINVLNQKEFINRVVPIEYNNPDSKKSPVEVVLHNVPKLASDEQITKFLKGVGQPTSIRRFPAPYENETEQVYVGFDTFSKALSAIKIAPESVLAGNNPFIFLAWNTAMCTEQNTLRMLFSELISIQSIYKEVSVFGRVRFIQKENAKQALVVFYDTDTGAVASATNKGLMGLTSIAGVKIIKTAHYLPKTGISKNDGPIVIDDEDDDVVVSNQNAPNVHSQKHGPKQNHGQKQNQGPKQNQGSNQNQRQQQNQRQQQNQRQAQNQQRQGQNQQRQPQNQRQQQNQRQNQYQRQQPNQRQQQNQRQQFQQQRSGGGWQGSPQQRGQPVNPWNDPNFCIDDQAPWQNNQFNSNNQFDMGRNMDQFDQMQMQMQNNQGFDRYPMDMDDPPLDGWGPPQQFNRNRGNEGIDCNRDFDIPPNISEDDIDEYIMRKQQAIERRLEQLDKQLISSAEGGRGRRQDDGGFRRRKDIVFSDNGDVHYVPNPAARFRGGQGRARNRNAGGFNRDNRSNRDSSYRHHDPFADIETIPVVRISEERSPSPKRTRNSNEQEEDEFDADRFNAAWS; encoded by the exons aAATGTCCGAGGAAGTTCTGTACGATCATTTCGCTGAAGTTGGAAACATTACATTCTTGCAAGTTCGAACCGATGACTTTGCCTACGTCCAGTTTGAGAACAAGGTCGCCGCTAAAAACGCAATGGGCAAAAACAACATGCCTTTGAAAAATGTTAACCTAAAGACACAATTACTGACGCGTAATTTGGAAATCATGATTGTAAACCTTGACACTCTGTCGATGAAAATGCCCCAGCTGTACCATAAGCTGTGCATGCCTATCGAACCTCGTAGTGCTGGCCAAAAGGTGAGACAATCCGAACCAGAGCCAGATGAAGAACCACAACACCAGCAACAAAATCAAGCACCGCAGAAGCAGCAACAACAAGAACGCCAGGCAccacatcaacaacaacaacgtcaGCAATCACAACAGCAAcgtcagcaacaacaacaacagcaacgtcagcaacaacaacagcagcgtcAGCAACCACAACAGCAGCGTCAGCAACCACAACAGCAGCGTCAGCAACCACAACAGCAACGTCAGcaacaacaaaatcagaatgcGCATGTTGTACAACAACGACCTCAATTTAAACAGCAGCAACAAGTGGCTGAACAACAAGCTCAGCCCGTTCAACAAATGCCACCAAAACCGCAAAGAGAGCCCAGACAACAATCTCAATCCACCGTACAAACATTGACAGAAAAAGCCAATTCTTCCGCTGAACAACAACAACCGGCAGCTCAATCAGAAAATCTCATCAGCTAtccaatttcagccttcaacggTCAAAAAGTTATAGCCAGCGTTCCTGATGTGATTGTACTGGATCCAGAAACGAGCACTCCAACAATAGAGATAGACGAGAATGATGGAGACGTGCAAATTGTCGAGAAATCCATTCCTCCTATTCCATCAAAATATGTAACTGGTGCGAACGATTTGATTCGTCCGATCAAAGCGTCAGACATTGGTTTGATTGATGCTGAAGCGAAAGATCCATCCGATCGACGATCTG tttggGTGAATAATATTCCACCAGAAACTACCCGAGAAGAAATGGTGGATTACTTGGAACAATTCGGAAATATCGAAAATGTTAAATTAAAACCATCTTCGTGCTGCTTCTTCACGAAATGGGCCAAAGTTATATACTGCAATGTCGAGAGCGCTGTAAAGGCATCCGAGTATTTCCTGCACCCATTCAACGGTCATTATCTATTTGTACTTTCCTGTACGCGTTGCGTCGACGAAACCCCCGAACGGTGCTTCGTAATCGACTATCTCTCAAGAT ACATAACTTACGAGGAAGTCTTCACGGCGTTCAAACACGTCGGGGAAGTGTTTTATCTGGTGCGACTTTTTAAGAATACCTTTAAAACCCGTATCTTCTTTTTGGGCAACGTAAGTGCGGAAGCCGTGCTAGCCGTAAAATCGATCAATGGAATCCCCATCAATATGGAACCTTTCTCCAAGGGTATGATGCTGAAGAATGCAA AGAGTAAAATTAAAGAATTTCGGTTAGCCAGAGACAGCATTGATGAAGAAAAGGCACTTCGTCTGGAGAAGATAAACGTGCTGAATCAGAAAGAGTTCATTAATCGTGTTGTTCCGATAGAGTATAACAATCCGGACAGCAAGAAGAGTCCGGTTGAAG TTGTTCTTCATAATGTACCGAAACTCGCCAGCGATGAGCAAATTACTAAATTCTTGAAAGGAGTTGGTCAGCCGACTTCGATTCGTCGCTTTCCGGCAccatatgaaaatgaaacagaaCAGGTTTATGTAGGCTTCGACACATTCTCAAAAGCCTTATCTGCCATTAAAATAGCTCCGGAAAGCGTATTGGCAGGAAACAATCCTTTCATTTTCCTGGCATGGAATACTGCTATGTGTACAGAACAAAACACTCTGCGGATGCTGTTCTCCGAAT TGATTTCTATCCAATCTATCTACAAAGAGGTATCCGTTTTCGGTCGAGTTCGTTTTATTCAGAAGGAAAACGCCAAACAAGCTTTGGTTGTGTTTTATGATACAGACACCGGAGCCGTTGCCAGTGCCACCAATAAAGGTTTGATGGGTTTGACGTCTATCGCTGgagtgaaaataatcaaaacag CTCACTACCTTCCGAAGACCGGTATCTCGAAAAACGATGGCCCTATTGTAATTGACGACGAGGATGATGACGTGGTTGTTTCGAACCAGAATGCTCCGAACGTACACTCGCAGAAGCATGGCCCGAAGCAGAATCACGGCCAGAAGCAGAATCAAGGTCCGAAGCAGAATCAAGGTTCCAATCAGAATCAACGCCAACAGCAGAACCAACGTCAGCAGCAGAACCAACGTCAAGCGCAAAATCAACAACGCCAAGGGCAGAATCAACAACGTCAACCGCAGAACCAACGCCAACAGCAGAATCAACGCCAGAACCAGTATCAACGTCAACAGCCGAACCAGCGCCAGCAGCAGAATCAACGTCAACAGTTCCAACAGCAACGATCGGGTGGCGGCTGGCAGGGGTCACCACAACAGCGCGGACAGCCAGTTAACCCATGGAACGACCCCAATTTCTGCATCGACGATCAAGCTCCTTGGCAAAATAACCAGTTCAATTCGAACAATCAGTTCGATATGGGCCGAAACATGGATCAGTTCGATCAAATGCAAATGCAAATGCAGAATAATCAAGGCTTTGATCGTTATCCAATGGACATGGATGATCCGCCATTGGATGGGTGGGGCCCACCGCAGCAGTTTAATCGGAATCGCGGAAATGAGGGGATTGACTGCAACCGTGATTTTGATATCCCACCAAATATTTCTGAAGATGACATAGATGAGTATATTATGCGTAAACAACAGGCAATCGAACGTCGATTGGAACAGTTGGACAAACAATTGATTTCATCGGCCGAGGGTGGTCGAGGCCGTAGACAAGACGACGGCGGATTTAGACGACGGAAGGATATCGTTTTCAGTGACAATGGCGATGTGCATTACGTTCCGAATCCAGCGGCGAGATTCCGCGGTGGGCAGGGCCGAGCTCGTAACCGCAATGCTGGCGGATTCAATAGAGACAACCGTTCGAATCGAGACAGTAGCTATCGGCACCATGACCCATTCGCAGATATAGAAACCATACCGGTAGTACGGATTTCCGAAGAACGTTCACCATCACCGAAGAGAACTCGCAATTCCAATGAACAGGAAGAAGACGAGTTCGACGCTGATCGGTTCAATGCTGCATGGAGTTAA